The sequence GATTGGCAACAGAATAATAGAATTGGTTTGGCTACATACTCGATGCTACTAGTATCCTTGACGTTCAACATGTTCTTGTTATGCTACATTGGCAATCTTCTAATAGAAAAGGTATTTTGTAATACTCAACTCATTTCAATATAGTAAAGTAATcaatgtacaaaaatgtattaatcaatttcgttTGTTATTCGTCATTTATACTACAGAGTACTAGTGTCGGAATATCCTGCTATATGATAGACTGGTATCGCTTACCAGTCAAGACAGTTCAAGATCTCATCTTAATCATTGCCATGTCGAATAGTCCGGCGAAAATTAGCGCCGGTAGGATGTTTCTCTTATCTTTACCCACTTTCGGAAATGTAggtttttacaaatattttgtttatgatTTGCATGTTCAAAATTGATGCAAatcgaatttcatttagcgatgaataaatataatttcatctttGCAGGTTCTAAAAACATCATTCGCGTATTTAAACTTCGTCCGAAATACCATTATGTACtaatttcacaattattttgttattttcttgtGTTCAGTTGTAGAATAGTGAATAAAGAAATGTactgtaaaaatattcgttactactgaaatatacattattaaatgGTTAAAAATCTGCATTAGATCCAGTaatgaatattgtaatttatattacgtcAAGACCATTAAAAACATGCTTTTTAAAAAGCTCTCTATATCTatgaaattgatgaaaatgACATTTAGTGTGTTAAAATAGCAAtttaacagatatttttaattagttaaaTAGCGCCAATAGAAGTATCCAAGCAAagaatcaaaatatttcgacaTCCACTTACAAATAACATTTCAGAAACAagtaaatctttaaaaaaatcacatattacaaaaaaatacaagaGATATGATTCTTCCGCTTCGTACTAAAAATGTGAGGGAACTATTTCCactataacgtttaacgtttatCTCCCTTCTTTAGATATAAAGAATTATGACCTGTTATAAAATCCATTTAGCGCAGTTAATACGTCGAGTtgcaaatttttgttacacagaagaagaaaaattgattagcTTGTCAACAGATTCTGTCAAAACGATGAGAAATGTTGGATTTTTGTCCACAAGAAATACCGAACTATCTTCACAAGGACATTAAACATCCCGTTACAGTTTTTACCATCATATCTATGTGAGCCAAGTTTCTCAACAATAACcaacataaaaattgaagaaattattaacataaacgaagaaatgagaaaagaaatatcatatattagaTCTAACATTACTGAAATCCACGAAAACCGACAAGCTCAGGTATGGAATCAAGATTAATTTAAAGTAGTTTTacgaaaaaatacaattaaaataactcttttttcataaatacactattttttaaattattgcttTTTTCAGTATTATGTAACCTGTAATAcctacataatttttaatgaaagatatGTGCATGCTTACTTTTATTGTTAGTTTCGTGGCATTAGGGATTTCAGTGTTCCACAAATGTCTCTTATAATCAAATGTGTTCCGTAACTTCGGAAGGTTAAGACCCTCTAGTCTAGGCAGAAAGTTAGATTCTATACCCGTTACCAGTTAGCTATTCATTACAATTACAGACTTTTGCTACATTGATGAGTAATAATCGATATTGAATTGCTGCAAGAAATGCATGCACGCGATATCATGAGCGCAAGCTCATTGCCCTTACAATCGATGCACCTGAATTGTAGTAAACAGTCGCTTGCGATCTGTTCACGAATATGTATCCCTCCATTCGAAGTCAGACCGATCAATCGCGAAATCCAAACTACAAGGAAGACATTATTTATGTGACGAAACACAATAAATGGATTCTGAATTGCATCGGAATATGGCCCACTGTGCTAAAAGGCATGGGCAAATTTTTGCCAAAAATCGTGATCGGATTCAGTAATCTTGTACCGTTTTTCACCATAGTACAGTGTGtgctatacattatattgGAAGAAAAGAATCCTTTATTGAGACTGAGGTTCTGTTCCTTGGCTTGGTATTCTTCGATCAACCTGATGAAGTATTGGGCTCTGATAGCGCGCAAACCGGATATTGAATACTGTATCAAACGGATGCAGACAGATTGGAAGCAGGTCAGTCGAGCAAGTGTATGTGAATTACTCAGTGGAAAAGTGATAGACATTGCCAGTTCTAAGTATCAGGATATTCACTtgtttgtacatttattagaaaacTTTATCACATTTTCcgatatttcatatgttaCATCATAGAGGATATATGgtatgaataaaataagaagtttatagaatatggaaatattaaaaaattatgaaataattggaaaatagaaataatgaGAAGCACAAAATTTGtctcaaatatatttttttaaagataaagcAAATATCCTAATATGTACTTATGGCTGGCAGTGTAAgtatattttccataaaaacacagatggaaaaaatatctaatctACATATTTGTCTAGAAGATTTTTTATgagtttcaatgaaaattttaatatataatatgattatatataatatttcagtttcataatatgatatttttgtagtcatatgaaaatatacgaaaacgaaatttaatgtaCAACGGCGTggcgtgaaaaatgttttttgtaCCCACTGCATGTGTAGTAAAGTATTTTACTGTTTAGAAGCACGCAGTTTTCTGTATTaagatgtaattttattcacagttgtcgtaaattaaatttgtatcacTAGCACCACTTTTTCTCTGGACCAATCACTTATAAATATGATTCAGTACAagtgtttttatataaaagatataaaaatcatttgacAGGTAGAGTTTCAAAAAAATCGTATGCTTATgttaaaatatggaaaaattggTCGAGATCTGACCATATACAGTGCCGTGTTTATGTATACCGCTGGCATGTGCTACACTACCATCATGCAGTATGCAATGAGAATGAGCCTGAAGGAAAATAATCGTACAATCAGAATATTAGTGTATCCTATATATAGTGGACTTTTCGACACCCAAAAAAGCCCCGTATACGAAATCCTATACGTTTTCCAATGCATGTACGCGTTTATGTGCATCTCTGTGACAGTTGGGTGTTGTGGGCTGGCTGCGCTGTTCGCAACACACGCCTGTGGACAGATTGATGTCGTTATATCTCAATTAAATGATCTGGTCGATGGAACATTCTCGAAGAAAAGTTCTAACCCGGATACTCGGCTGATGGAAATCGTAAAACATCACATAAGAATTTTAAAGTACGAAGGTAAAGTAAAACGTTGCTTAATACTGACCAAAAACATATCGCGTACTATTGTAGATTTTCTGCAATGATTGAGACGGTTCTGCAGGAAGTGTGCTTTTTCGATTTTGTTGGTACCACGTTGCTAATATGCTCGCTCCAATACCTTTGTATAACGGTACGTTCTTGCTGCGTCTGGTTTGTGTTCCTAGGAGTTTATGGTACTTTTATGTTATTAGTAGGatttacaaaacaataataaaattggtcTGGCAACATATTCGATGCTACTAATAGCCTTCACGGTTAATATGATCTTGCTATGCTATATTGGCAATCTTCTAATGGAAAaggtattttgtaatattccaATCTTCTCAATATAACAAAGTATTGGTCactatggaaatttattaatcaatttcgtttataatttattatttgctatAGAGATATTgctatagatatatattatttgctaTAGAGTACTAGCGTCGGAATATCTTGTTATATGATTGAGTGGTACCGCTTGCCAGGCAAGACAATGCAAGATCTCATTTTGATCATCGCCATGTCGAATAGCCCGGCGAAAATTAGCGCCGgcagaatatttcttttatctctgCCTGCTTTCGGAAATGTAGgtttttacaaacattttttacgaattaatttgaagattttaattaaattttcatttgattaaAGATTGAATGTAACTTCATCTTTGCAGATTTTGAAGACATCATTCGCGTACTTAAATTTTGTCCGGAATACCATTGTgttataatctaataattattcgGTTATTTCCATATATCCAATTGTAGAATAGTAAATAATGCAATGTGTTGTAATAACATTCCTTGctacttaaatatatattacataacatacattatttttttactttcattacgatacataacattttgataaatatgtacagtgaatattattaaatatcattaaaaatgttaacatataaaaatttattagtttgtGAAATCATAAAATTGTGATATCATGCGGAAATATTAAGgtaaagataatatattttcttaatcgtttttaattacacgacgtcatataaacattatattatatcaaatcacaggcacaataatttattatgttcaCATAGAACAAACAGTCACAATCTATTTTCATGTAAAAGAAGCCAGCATttagaaatatcgtttaacaTTAACTAGCACTAattgtgaaattaaataaacaataacgTACTCGAATGTaagtaaattacaaaatatatattaagcTTTCAAACTACttttttaacaaagaaaaaggaaaggaattgcaatatattttattaataaattactcaCCTATATATATTGCTATTTTACATAAACACACATACTATACAAAACGATACTGTGTTTTCTTAACATCAGCAGCTCCTAATCGTCGTGTATTTATGATCCAACCTGTTCCACTCGTGTTTAAACAGAAAGTTAGATTCTATAGCATCGTAAGTTCGCTATTCACTACAATTACAGACATTCGCTACATTGATGAGTAATAATCGATTTTGAAGTTGTGCAAGAAATGCACGCACGCAATATCATGAGCGCAAGCTCAACGACCTTGCAATCAATGCACCTGGACTATCGCGGACAGTTGTTTTCGACATGTTCACGAGTACGCATCTCTCCGCTCGTAATCAGACCGATCAGTCGCGAAATCCAAACTATGAAGAGGACATCATTTACGTGACGAAACACAATAAATGGGTTTTGAATTCTATTGGGATTTGGCCGGCTATGGTGGAGGGTATCGGCAAATTTTTACCAAGAATCGCAATCGGActaagtaatttaatattgtttttcaCCTTGGTGCAGTGTGTGCTACACATTGTATTGGAGCAAAAAGATCCTTTGCTAAGACTGAAGATTCTGGGCTTAACatgcttttcttttatctcccTGATGAAGTATTGGGCTCTGACAATACGCAAACCGAAAATCGAATATTGTATCGAACAGTTATATGCTGATTGGAAACAGGTCAGTTGCAACAAGTATATCTGTGTAACCCagtagaaaaatgataaatggattgcgaatttttatgtattcgtGAGAAATTGAAGCAAATTTCTGCCTAGATCTTAGCCTTCTGATCCTAGTTTTCcgaagaatatgaatttgcataaatgttGGCAGTctaataatatagatatatgtaactgtattattttttcaattgacAGATAGAATACCAAAGAGATCGCAAGTTAATGCTAAAATATGGGAAGATTGGACGAAGACTGACCGTATACAGTGCTGTGTTTATGTACAGCGGTGGCATAATCTATCACACGGTCATGCAATATGCGATCGGATCGTACGTCGATGAATTTAATCGTACGATCAAATTACTAGTATATCCTACGTATAGTGGTCTTTACGACGTTCAAAAAAGTCCCATTTATGAACTCGTGTACGTTCTCCAATGCATGTGCGGATATGTGTTTGACACTGTGACAGTTGGAGCTTGCGGACTAGCTGCACTTTTCGCAACACACACCTGTGGACAGATTGATGTCATTATGTCTCGACTGAATGATTTGGTTgatggaaaattttccaagGAAAATTCTAATACGAGCGTTCGACTGATGGAAATCGTTGAACATCATATAAGAACTTTAAAGTACAAATAAGGAGGTGaagtaaaatgatatttattattaattaaatacatacaatGCTATTGTAGATTCTCTGCGATGGTTGAGACGGTTCTTCAAGAAGTGTGCTTTTTAGAATTCATTGGAACAACGTTTGTAATGTGCTTGCTCGAATACTATTGTATAACGGTACATTTTTGCTGCtcctaat comes from Bombus pyrosoma isolate SC7728 linkage group LG2, ASM1482585v1, whole genome shotgun sequence and encodes:
- the LOC122573915 gene encoding odorant receptor 4-like; the protein is MYPSIRSQTDQSRNPNYKEDIIYVTKHNKWILNCIGIWPTVLKGMGKFLPKIVIGFSNLVPFFTIVQCVLYIILEEKNPLLRLRFCSLAWYSSINLMKYWALIARKPDIEYCIKRMQTDWKQVEFQKNRMLMLKYGKIGRDLTIYSAVFMYTAGMCYTTIMQYAMRMSLKENNRTIRILVYPIYSGLFDTQKSPVYEILYVFQCMYAFMCISVTVGCCGLAALFATHACGQIDVVISQLNDLVDGTFSKKSSNPDTRLMEIVKHHIRILKFSAMIETVLQEVCFFDFVGTTLLICSLQYLCITDLQNNNKIGLATYSMLLIAFTVNMILLCYIGNLLMEKSTSVGISCYMIEWYRLPGKTMQDLILIIAMSNSPAKISAGRIFLLSLPAFGNILKTSFAYLNFVRNTIVL
- the LOC122573844 gene encoding odorant receptor 13a-like, which gives rise to MFTSTHLSARNQTDQSRNPNYEEDIIYVTKHNKWVLNSIGIWPAMVEGIGKFLPRIAIGLSNLILFFTLVQCVLHIVLEQKDPLLRLKILGLTCFSFISLMKYWALTIRKPKIEYCIEQLYADWKQIEYQRDRKLMLKYGKIGRRLTVYSAVFMYSGGIIYHTVMQYAIGSYVDEFNRTIKLLVYPTYSGLYDVQKSPIYELVYVLQCMCGYVFDTVTVGACGLAALFATHTCGQIDVIMSRLNDLVDGKFSKENSNTSVRLMEIVEHHIRTLKFSAMVETVLQEVCFLEFIGTTFVMCLLEYYCITDWQQNNKIGLTTYSLLLISLTFNMFLLCYIGDLLIEKSTNVGISCCMIDWYRLPAKSVQDLVLIIAMSSNPAKISAGRIVNLSLSTFASVLKTSFAYLNFLRTALV